The genomic stretch ATTCTTTTTGGTTGTTTAGTCTTTGGTTGAGCTTAATCTTTGGATTGCTTAGtatttagggttttttttataatatcaaaaatttatttcaaaaaaaaaaaatgtttttgctGATTATGCCaatatttataattagaattacaactaaaaaattaatattatactaATTAATGATTTTATATGCATTAGACTTAGCTAGTATCGTCTCCCTCACCTCACATATCTTCCTTAGACTTTTTTTTTACTCCACCCTATACGTGAggtcattttttaataatttaaataaatataaagaaatgACTTAAAAGCAATAATATTATTTTCCATagaaaaaaatacaagaaaaacAGTCTTAGCAAAGACTAGTGGTGTGTAGAAGTACCCATCCACAGAATCTACTAACTTACAACCCCttatatatatagatagataggTTTTATACATCAAAAGTTAGATCCTTACATAAACTATACATAAAATGGAAGATAAAACTTCAACAAAGATATTTATGAAAATTGATGAaagaccatcatcatcatcatatgaacATGGCAAAAATAGAGATTCAGAAAACAACTCATCCCTTCAAAATAATACAGTAAGTTTTTCTTAGATGcactctattttaatttttttttatgtgaatAATTAATGGTTGATGAAATTTTTAGCTTATGAATATAATCATGGTTTTGGAGAAAATTTTGTATCTAATCAATTTTTTTACTCTTGAATAATGATTTTTTCACTTTTCTATAACTTGATTATTtgctttgaaaaaataatatcatGCAGCCAGGATCTCCACTTTTATTAAGTTTGAGTCTTAATAACACAACACAACATCCTCATGAAATTCAAGGAAAGTCCCAAATCCAAGTAAGTgattaatcatatttttaattaagaatGAACTAATTGagaatatgttatttttaattaattagaacataattattttatttttatttatataatttttgggGTGTGATAATTGAATGGGTTAGATTGGGGAGCTTAGAGTAAAGCTTGAGGAAGAAAAGAAGGAGAATGAAAATTTAAAAGTGATGCTAAATCTGGTCAACGAACGATGCATTGTTCTTCATAATCGATTACTTCTGCATCAATTATCTTCATCACCTCAAAATAATCACAACTTGCCGGTAAGTTTGACTTCAAATTTGTTTCACATTGTTAATTTGCTAATTACATACTTGAAAAAGTGGTACTAAaaaatatgcttcaaagtttttAGCAAATTTTATATCtacctataaaaaaattgtaataaaataaaagagagaaaattATAGTTTTACTATATTTCTATTTTaactattaatatattttaattattataaataaaaatagaaattataaaattataaattttataaaagtaATGTGTGTGAAATTAAATAgagttataaataaaataaaaaaagaaaaataaaaaatatttatttttaagtaaataatattttaaaaaatatttagtttaataaaatatttttttaattattgtaataatttttttagatattCATCACAtaagtttttaattatttttatttaaaatttcaaaattttatttaaattgtagCTCAATTATATCTGTTAGTGGAGTTAAACGGGTGCAAATTGCTGGTCTAATATTTATATTGTGTATTAATGTAAgtaaattattgatatttataacttaattatttaaaagaatatatttattaaaattgttatATGAGAATTTATATATAAGAATTCGTCTTTAAACTTTTTTGATAAAtccaaatttttattatttaatgtgACATTGATCTCGTGTAATGAAAGTAGTCAACTCCTCTAGATATTTTTAATACTCATAGTTAGAATCAATTAATTATATCATGTCTACCTACTAAGAGTAAAACAATAATTAATAGTTATTAAAAAATTGTAATgaatattttttgttgttgtttatacgACTATCATGACGTATATGCTCTCTTGTTGTCGATCATCTATAGGTTGAATGAAATatcccaattaaataattaaacgtTAATCTTAATGCACATGGTTAATTAAACATTATTTAAACCTTGCATATTTTCTAAATACACTAACCCTTGCacatttttctttataattaatCAGAATGGAAATATACAAGATGAGGAGAAACCGGTGTTCCCTACTAGGCAGTTCTTGAATATTGATGAGCCTTCCTCTTCAGATTGTGGCAAAAGAGAAAAATTTGCTTCATTAGAAAACAATGTGAATGTTAACATTGGAAGAAACTTTGCATATGAGTGCATTAATAATATTCATGAAGGTGACATAATTAGCAAAAGATTAGAGGATCAAGTATCTGAGGTTGAATGCAGGAGAGCTAGAGTGTCTATAAGGGCACGATCAGATTTTTCTTTGGTAAGGAAAAGATTATCTCATTTTTTGGTTAATATGTATAAATATAGTAAtaagttattatttattattgatgaatatatattttataagtattaatttttttgtaatatttagaTGGTAGATGGATGTCAATGGAGAAAATATGGACAAAAGACGGCTAAGGGAAACCCTTGTCCTCGAGCCTACTATCGTTGTAGTATGGGAACTTCATGTCCAGTTCGTAAGCAGGTAAAAATTATTCTTATTTGGCGATTAATTCCTTCACAAATAGTGTCTTACCATAAAAAATGAATTCATTAAAGGATATCAAGATTAAGCATACAAACAAATGCCAAAACAACCTCAAACTAAATCTAACACTAGGTCTCTCTATGAGATTCCTAAATGCcataaatagactaactaacttcTAACTTATAAGACAATACTAACTCTCACTAGTCACCTAAAAGGTATTATACCAAACTCAATAATCAAAATCGATAGATAACTTGAGAATCAAAATAAATAACAAGCCGACTCAATAGAGTCCTCACAAAGCAAATTTGAGATACCCTTAAATCCATAGCGATCTTCCATTTAAAGATATTATAACAAGTTCAAACTCCATTCTATAGTAACCGTTAAAAGAAGACTATAACTTACTAAGATCCTGAATTTTTAAAGGCTACTACAAACCGAACCGAGATTTTACACTAAAATGAACTTGAAACAAAACATGATTTCACAAAAGCTAACCACTTACCAAATTGAGATTTTGCACCAGGCTTATCTCGAACCAAATTAAGATTTTACACTAGATTTTTCTCGAACCAGATTGAGTTTTTAAACGGACTGAGCTCATGAACCAAACGACAACTTAATACTAAATCCTCAAACAAAGCTTTTAACGGGTTTAACTTAGAACCTAAACAAACACTCTCTTAGAAGAATTATTCAACCTAGAAAAAATAGATCCTAGTGAATTTACAATATCACCCTTTATATAACAAAATTCTTCACATAAACACAAGATCTATCTCAAAGCACTATGGCTACATAATAGTGAGAGAGAGTAGAAAAGTATTTTTAGAAAGAAAGTGTGGAGAGTCAGATAGGTCACGATTCTATATGTGAAAAAGTGAAGggagagacctctatttataggctagaggttgacacaataaaaagaaaacaatccaTGGTCCAATTTAATGTCTCAATCGATTGGGTCCTTATCCCAATCGATTGGATGACCTAAAAAAATCTATTACAAATGCCCATTTTGGAAGGTCATGAAAGATAATTGTTTTCCTTCATTAAGAAACTTCCAAAACAATTTTGGGCATTATTTTCAATAACCCAATCGATTGGTAATATGCTCCAATCGATTGGACAATTAAAAGAAACTTGTCCAAATGGTTATAACAATTCCTGATTCATATGGCTAGGATTCAAAACATTTTTAAGTTGTTTTATTTGAGCAATAGAGGATTTAAAAAAGGTTTTAGTGAGTGTGTGACTTAGCCATGTTATTTTTAAGAATGCCATTGTGTTTTTACAAAACACCGATCACTCAAACACGATATGGCAAGCTTTCATATTTCTTCTCTTTCACACTCTGAAGCTTTAAGACTTTTCCGAATACACCGATCATATAATCACTTGCTTGGATATTCTTGGATatgaggcttgagatatcttCAAATTGAATGTCATCATCGATGGTCATTACACCATAACTCTTTGGCTTTATTAGAAGTAAGagctttgaaaaaaatgtcttataCATCTTTGACCACTTTACATACGTGCTTGTCTTTTATGCTTTAAGGTCAGATTTAATCTCCATAAGTTTTCATCACAGGTTGCATCTTCATACGTTGTCATCATTAAAACCAAACCATGATAGTCATGACTTGCTTGATCACTTCTTTATTAAACCTGCAAGCCCTTAGTTCCACATTATtcctctttttgatgatgacaactagagccgtcaaaatgggccgaagcccatgggccggCCCGTAGGGCCCGAAAAATGTTAGGGCTTGGGCCTAATTTTTTGAGCCCATTTTGTTTCGGGCCTTTTTGAGCCCGGCCCGAAAAAgcccggccctaaatgggccaGCCCGTATGGGCTCTGGGTAGCCCATGGGCCTGATAAAtagtaaaatttaatatttaattaataaaatttaatacttaatactaattaaaaaattcaaatttttgtatttctttaaaatatattttataatagtaaaacataaaaacaaattttaatatttttttaaaaattaagcttaatataattttttttttaaaattaaagagaatatttaatatattttttggaaatgGGCTTTTTGGGCCCGGCCCGGAAAAGCCCGAGGCCCGCTAGGGCCGacccgtttagggccgggtagcccgtttTGACAGCTATAATGACAACACATCTCTCAAGGAAGTGGTAAAAGAATTACTAGCCTTGTGCTGATTTTTGTTTTGGCTTTCGTATTTTCTTCACCCATACTTAGATGTTTTGCACCCCTTTTAGAACCATACCTTTCTAAGAATGCTTTTCCAATCGATATGACCAAGGCTCTGATCAATAAATTCATAACCATATCTTTCTAAGAGGGCTTTCCCAATCGATTTGGTTAAGACTCTAGTCGATTGGGTTATCAAATCTATAAggattttgttcaaattttatcaATGGACAAATTTGGTTGACTTGAAGAAGAATTTTCAATTAGATTTGAAAACATGTGCGTCAATTTAATTCAATTGATTGACTTAAAGCCCAAATCGATTGGGCTTTTGCATTTTAGCACTGTTGGTGCTTTTTGGGCCTtgtgttgatttttgttttggcTTTCTTATTTTCTGCACCCCTGCCTAAATATTTGACACCCCTGTCTAAAAAAAACTAGAAAACTTATCTATTTAGTTAGCAAAAATATTTCAATAGCCATTGCGAAAACTAACTTAGGAGATAAACCGATTTAAGATAATTTTGATGTCTCCCCTAAGAAGAAACCATAATGTCTTGATATAAAGAAACTAAAAAAATTCGGCACATTCATTTATTACCATTACTATGGGTCACCACTAACTCTAACTTATGTAAAAAGAATGTGGCTGATATGGCTACGTTGTCAACAAAATAAATACCAGTGAACTCAATAAAATCCAACAACGATCTGTCGTTCAAAGGTTTCAGAAGTcattagagaaaaaaaaaattgaattctcGTACATTTTCATAACATGAGCATAAAAATAACATGTGTTGGTGTCACCTTCTTTAACAAACTATTTAAACAACCACTTATTAAATGTTGTTATAAATGTGCAACGAAATATGTAACCTGAATAATGCATACTAAAAAAATGCATGCACAATTTTTTGGaggaaaaaattgaaattaataaaaaaatatgttccattaaaatagttataataatataatttttgcaATCTTCTTAAGTGATGGTGAATTATAATGAGACATCATAGTAAATTCATTGCATGAAAAAGGGTTGATTTTAGTTCAACCTATATCATTTTAAAGTGTTATGTATATATGTTGATCATGAATGAAATTTTATGACATTTTCATTGTAATAATTTAACAGGTGCAAAGATGTTTCAAAGATGAAAGTGTTTTCATCACAACCTATGAAGGGAACCACAACCATCAACTTCCACCCTCAGCCAAACCAATTGCAAACCTAACCTCATCAGCACTCAACACATTCCTTtcaaactcaaccacaaatcTACAATATGGAACCAATATATCCAACACATTCCTCTTCTCTTCACCATTATCTCCACCAAACTCAAATGCTATAGCTACTTTCTCTCCTTCTCCAACATGTCCTACAATAACACTTGATTTTACACTCCCTCCAAGTAACTATTTGCAGTTCAAAAACCACAAACAATCATCAttgttttcttttccatttcAAGGTTATAGTTACCCTCAATCATTTGAGGTGTTTCCAAATATGATAAACAATGAGAGAAAACTTGCTTTGGTTGATGTTGTGAGTGAAGCTATAGCAAAAGATCCTACTCTCAAGGCAACATTGTTTGCTGCCATGTCATCATTCACAAATGGAGATCCTTTCAATGTTAATAACCAGGGCCAACAACTTAGTAAGAGTGGTTAGGATCTTTGTTTTATATTGTATATAAATACATGGATATATACAAATATAAGTAAGTTTTATTagaaattttcattatttttactcAAGGAAAGACATTAATCCATCATGATACAATATACTATCAAAGTATTTGGTTCTTGGTCATGTAATTCTTATATGCCTCATATGTTATATTGTGTAGACTGTAGGGAATTGATTTTCTTATAAGAAGAATAGCTAAGGGATAAAACCCATGGTTTTAATAAGGTTTCTCACGGTTTTAGTAAGGTCTTTGGTATTCAAAATAATTGAACAAATGAAAGTTACTTCTTATTAATGATGATAATGAAAATTGTTGAACAAAAATATAATTCAAGTAGTGGAATCGGTTACAAATTTGGTGTAACGGATTACCACCTTGGTTTGTAGCAAAAGAAACAAATCAGTGGCACTTGTAAATTGTTATAGGTTTGATGTAATTGGTTAACACGTTTTTATAATCATCCAAAATTAAGATAGTGGTGTTTGTAACCGATTACAGATtttatgtaaccggttacatgatcaaaattttattttctcctATGATGTGTAAATACCCACAATTTGGATTGTTAATAATAATATCTATATTTTCATCCAATTCTCCCCAATTCTCtataattctctctctctctctctctctctctctctctctctctctctctctctctctcacacacacacatttGTTCATCATTTATTGTGATTGGGTTTTTCCCCAACATTTGACATCAAGAGCCTGATTCTTTGATCAAGCAATTATTCTGCGAAAATGATTTCCATCTTCGATGAATGTATCTCTCCAAATATCTCAATTCTCGATTCGAAGAATTAAGACAAGTGGTGCAAACAGATGAAGGTGATGTTTGGTtatcaagatgttcttgaagtgatcaaTAATGGTGTTAATCTACTTGAAGAATGTCCAATAACTGCACATAGAACTGCACACAAAAGGAAGTGAAAACAAAAAATTTCAAAGCTTTGTATCACATTCATCAATGTGTTAATGCTGATAACTCTCAGAAGGTTGATGATTACACATCTTCAAAGCAAGATTGGAAAATTTAGAGAAAAGTTATGTAGGAGATGATAAGGAAAaggtggtgaggttacaaacttacAAGAGACAGCTTGTATATTTAGATGGAATAGAAGGAAACCGTAAGTGCATttattgttagacgataggaatggtctagaggggggtgaatagaccacctttttccgactaaagaaaattttagcttttgaaacgtgacttccctgaatcacttaatcttCTCAAAGCGATtacgttatcggggaccggatatgtgcactaaaccgaatgGATGAAAAACGGAGAATAATGAATTACGTCTTAACGAATTTATCAATTACGTCAATTTCACACTTGatagtatattactcacaatgatcgtttacactaaaatttgaacaaaaattgattgaggaattttatcgaacacttggtgatcgatatttaccaaaccttaATTTTTGTCCAACAATGGAAATTTAACAAAAACGAATAGAAACAAGATAGAAGTaagaacgataaagaacacgagatttgttaaggcagttcctctatcgtcctcgcaggagtacgtctgcccctaatttcaaatgaaattagaaaagttttatttgattgcaaaatgtttaacaaggatagaatttaccaatcaccaactacacatatgcagtaaaattgagtacaattcgatcctccccttgattcaagttgaatcaagtcaatgtcaataATCTTCACGGATCAGGACCTCGATCGTTCCtttttcaatcctccggttgtagcaaatttgttgagcggatcttcaatccctcaatcccttatgcacggctgaattgattaccaaagcaaatcgatcgtcaaaaaccttcgtaccaaatctttgatgaagaaggaaaaaccctaaggttttatacaagaaacaccctcaacaatcttcactcgaacaagataaatgtctaccgtcgaatctcgaacaagaaaaatgtctaccgtcgaaccttatcaacacacgttccttactccgatcgaaaaagatgattatgtgtgattttcgatcaataagcgaaaggttgaagatgagaagaagcttgagtatatctttcatgtttcttgttaaaatgcttgagaatgatcaattgGATATTTATACCACACCCTTTGCATAGGCCAATTAGAACACAACAAAAACCAGTGTGAGAAtcgataggtcgacctgctcccctgcataggtcgacctattgagagTTTTGCATCTGAAAATGAACtaagtgtgacacttgcgtcgacctgaagggtcggcgtgcgcattcccatgagttcctcaaaataccatgcgtcgacctaagccatcaatgcgtcgacgcattttgttCTTGCACTTGAGTCACCGAAatttgatgcgtcgacctgaagggtcggcgtgcgcatacccgagattccTCCAAAatcccatgcgtcgacctgaggaggcaatgcgtcgacgcattcagcctTTACCTGAAATCCTTCACAAAatgcttgcagtaggtcgacctatagtatgtgtgagtcgacctattggtgtCTTGTAGCCAAAAGTGCTTGTCTTTGCTGCATCCATTTGATTTCTATGATTCCACGCTGATTGTAGttaattcacaatgttttgacatcatgaaaacgaCACCGTTGCCCTCACATTTATTACCAGAATCACAAGATTGATAAATCAAGTGAATGCATATCGAGAGATGATCACTGAGCAATATGTGGTTTGTAAAAATTCTTGATATCGTTAACATCAAGATTTGATAATGTAGTGGTTGCTATCACTACTACGAAAACTCAACAACTTTTTATGTGATGTACCTTTCAACGGTCCAAGCTTCTGGTCGGTGATGATTCTTCGTATATCCTTTTAAGATCTTCATGTATCTCTCTATTGGATATATCCATATTAAATAAGATGGACCACAAAATATGATTTCTCTAACTAGATGAACAAGTAAGTGAACTATAATGTCAAAAAATGATGGAGGAAAACACATCTCCAATTGACACAAGATTATTGCAGCCTCGTCTTCTAATTCGtctaattttttgtaataaagaACTTCATTACATAtaacattgaagaataagcacaatCTGGTTATAGTTAGTGTTACATTTTTTGGAAGGATGTCACAAATAGACACTAGTAGAAGTTCTTGCATTaagacatgacaatcatgagattttaagccaatTAACTTGAGATCTTTCAATGTTACAAGTTTCTTGATGCTTATGAGTAATCTTGGAGAACTTTGATACCATACAAACATTTGCAAAAACTTTTCTTTTCCGTTTTAGATAAAGTGTGACATGATGGAGgaaaatgaattctttttcctcTATCTTTTAGAGCCAATCGTTGTTGTATACTCATCTTCACCTTATCTAAACGGGAATTTTTACTATCTTTAGTCTTGCCTGGAATGTTTAGAAGTGTTCCTATCAAAATATCACACAAAGTTTTCTCCTCATGGATCACATCAAGATAATGCCTTACATCTAGGCTGGACCaatatggaagatcaaagaaCACCTATCTATTTTTCCAATTATTTCTCTCAACGGGACATTATTAATTGTTTCAAAAGACAACAGTAAGGTATTATTGCCTAGAAGATTTTGTTTTGCAAATTCAAGGAATTCAATAACTCCTTTCTTATACATCGGACCTAATCTATCAGCTatcatccaactacgatccataataAATTCTGAAATTTATATCAAAAGACTAATGTGAATGAGACACTAATACTACATACATAACTAACTAATATGATTACATGAATATGCATGTACATTACAACAATATAACATTTTACAACACCAAAACTTAAAGCATATTCATAACCACAGATACAATTCATGATATCAAACAACAACCCAATAATTTATTTGCAACTACACAAAGTCATAGTCACAAAATCTGAATAATACATGAATAGGGAAACATGAGCAATACACATCACAAAGTCACGAAATTTGAATAAAACCAAAACATAAAGTCATCGATAATTTCCAGCTCACCATAGCGCGAGTGAGAGAGACCAAGAAATGAATAATAAAAACGCATAAAGGTAACATACCGTACTTCAAAGAGGAGGAAGAGATCAAGAGAATGGTTTTCATTCCAATAAATGAATGAAGAGGGTGAAAATTGGACGTTCCAAAtgaatgaagatggtgaagattgGACGTTCCAATAAATGAATGAAGATGGGGAAGATGAAGATTTCGCTATCGCTGTCGTCCGATTCGCTAGGGCATGTGTTATGAAGGAAACAAAGAACctaatatgttttaatttttcaGGAAAGAAGTTCACCATGGTTTCCAATTCCAACCATAGTGAAATATGGCGCATATGATAATGGTTGATAAAAACAACCGTAGTTAattgtttttcaatttttgtttAACAATATAAGTTTAAGGACTCGTGCATTTTTGTagaaaaatggaaaaatattGATGTTAGAATTCGAACCTTGTAACCATTAATTTATCACAACAATAGTTATTATGAAGCATGGTGAAaagttatttaataaaataaattaaagtaaaaaaatcAAGCACATAAAAATAATGTATCACTACGGTTGCAAAATGGTCGTAGTAATATGATGTTACCAAAGGTATATTTCGTAACAGTGTACTGAAGAGTCCATGGATCTTTCAACCATGATCAAAAAAGAGTTGCAAAGTTCTCTTGAGGCTCATGAGTAAGGAATGAAGGAGAGGTATATTGACAAAGTAAAAGCTGATTTTTTTTGCAGACTCGGTTCGTTGGAAAATACTGGAAAGGGAAAGGTGAGTAGTCCATAAATAGAGGTAGAGGAAACTATCACAACAATTTTGGAAGAGATTCTCAAAATTCCAAcaattcaaactttcaaatgGGAGAAAGTAGTTGTAACAGAGTGGTGGATGGAGAAATTATAAAGGAAGCAAGCAACAAtaaaggaagaagatggagaaggAAAGATGACACGAGCAATGTACAATGCTAAACTTTCTAAAATCTTGCAAGAAGTAAATACAACAAGAATGATTCACAAGAAGCTAAAGTAAATTTTGCAAGGCAAGAAGATAATGAGAGAACATTGTTGATGGTGATTACTGCACCATAAAACAACATAGGAAAAAGCAGTTGTAATTTGTTACAACAGAGCATAGATGGTTACCGTCATTTGAAAATATGATGGTGACTACGCGAGAAGATGCAAAATTCATCGATCAACGGTACCTTCActctgggtgttcaaatcacatGATAGGAAAGAAGGTTTGGTTTGTAAAACTCAATTGAGGGATGAAAAACAAGGTGAAATTTGTGGATGACAACACACTCGCAGGAGAGGGGACTAGGGATGTATCAATCAAGTTAAATAATGGTGAATTCTTTCATTAAAGATGTTATTTATATTCTTGGAATCAAGTATAATCTTGTAAACGTTTATCAATTGCTTGAAAGGAATTACAAGATTCACATGGAAAATAAAGTGTTGAAAGTTATGGATACAAATGAGAGTTTGATTCTAAAGGCCCATATAGATCAAAATAAAACTTGCATGgttgaattaaaattaattgaGTATATGTGTCTTGCAAAGATGCTAGTAGAGAAGAATGGATATGGAATTATAGGCTtgaggatttgaatttcagagATCTCAATGCTATGCAGAAAAATAACATGCTTACAGGGCTGCCATTGATTGATATGCCAACTAAAATATGTGAAGAATGTGTGCATGCCAAGCTACACAGAGGTAGCTCCAGCAAAGACACAGGATGCAGAATAGTGTATCTTGAGGTTGTGTATTTAGATGTTTATGGACTGATGCAAGTGGACTTAATCGAAGACCATAGGTACATTGTTAGTTTCATTGATGATTATAGTAGAGAGTGATGGActtattttatcaaaataaaaagatgagGTACTTGAAGTGTTCAAGAGGTTCATATCCATGGTAGAAAGACAAAGTGATCACAAAACCCAAACTGTAAAAATATATGGTGGTGGtggtcgcacgctcgcgaaaaatgaacaacaaagtcgccactaacatatctattctaaaaggaaaggaacgccAGCAAACCTAAAACGAATAAGAGCAAGGTCTTTCGATCAGAGAACTAgctacgggagtcggttacgcaaggggaaggtattagcacccctcacgcccatcatacttgatggtatccacctatgtttgtttctatctaaagggtgtaatctATGTATAAAGtctaaatgtgaatgcatgcaaaagaaatacggggaaaagaatgaatatttacaattgtgctcgcttaggccccgcgacccaatgcctacgtatccttttcaggaatcagagcgccgtagttcggctcacatgtttgtatttgtttttgtgttttttagttgaacagaggttaaggtcacaatccacgatgctcaaccttgggagacttacacgcctaagtatggaatggacttaacttgttcttagaagAGAAGGAacatgggtttgtgttttttgatgtaattccatgatgaagaaaacccactacaaggcttcgcatcacttccttactttgttttaaatttgaTCGTTTATTAGGTATTTTGAGTATTTTTTGTTGGGTGGTTTTTAGGgaaatttatttgtgacttggaTCATACCAAAAAAGAGTTTAAGTATTTAGAGAAATACAccaaggcctacacctcaatcatttctctaagtagcggttaagaaatacaccaaggtctacacctcaatcatttctttcccactaagtagaaaagaaatacacTGGGGCCTACgtctcaatcatttctttctcactATAAAAGAAATAGTAGTATAATCTTCGCTgatatttattaggttttttaaggttgaaaaaggaaaagaaatgagaaagggggagactaacctaattcactagcctaattgttattt from Vicia villosa cultivar HV-30 ecotype Madison, WI linkage group LG4, Vvil1.0, whole genome shotgun sequence encodes the following:
- the LOC131599031 gene encoding WRKY transcription factor 42-like; this translates as MEDKTSTKIFMKIDERPSSSSYEHGKNRDSENNSSLQNNTPGSPLLLSLSLNNTTQHPHEIQGKSQIQIGELRVKLEEEKKENENLKVMLNLVNERCIVLHNRLLLHQLSSSPQNNHNLPNGNIQDEEKPVFPTRQFLNIDEPSSSDCGKREKFASLENNVNVNIGRNFAYECINNIHEGDIISKRLEDQVSEVECRRARVSIRARSDFSLMVDGCQWRKYGQKTAKGNPCPRAYYRCSMGTSCPVRKQVQRCFKDESVFITTYEGNHNHQLPPSAKPIANLTSSALNTFLSNSTTNLQYGTNISNTFLFSSPLSPPNSNAIATFSPSPTCPTITLDFTLPPSNYLQFKNHKQSSLFSFPFQGYSYPQSFEVFPNMINNERKLALVDVVSEAIAKDPTLKATLFAAMSSFTNGDPFNVNNQGQQLSKSG